From Verrucomicrobiota bacterium JB022, one genomic window encodes:
- a CDS encoding sugar phosphate isomerase/epimerase, with translation MQIDQIGVQFFTLRDHCKTREAFIETCLKVAEIGYRAVQISAIDRSVICEPDIAAICADHGLTICATHEAGADILERPAEVVKRLQALDCAITAYPYPAGIDFGDEASVAALIQRLDAAGEVLAEAGQVLTYHNHQHEFRRLHGRLVLERIYAESGARNLQGEIDTYWVQYGGGDPVDWCRRLRGRLPIIHLKDFRINSEAQIEYAEVGAGNLNVPAIIEAAEASGCQWFVVEQDSCPGNPFDSIAQSFAYLKTLAAHA, from the coding sequence ATGCAAATCGACCAAATCGGCGTCCAGTTCTTCACGCTCCGGGATCACTGCAAAACCCGTGAGGCTTTTATTGAAACTTGCCTAAAGGTGGCCGAAATCGGCTATCGGGCAGTCCAGATCAGCGCGATCGACCGGAGCGTGATCTGCGAGCCCGACATCGCCGCCATCTGCGCCGACCACGGCCTCACGATCTGCGCTACGCATGAGGCAGGCGCCGACATTCTGGAACGGCCTGCCGAAGTCGTAAAGCGGCTGCAAGCGCTCGACTGCGCGATCACGGCCTACCCCTACCCTGCGGGGATCGATTTTGGCGATGAAGCCTCCGTCGCAGCGTTGATCCAGCGACTGGACGCCGCTGGTGAGGTGCTCGCCGAGGCAGGTCAGGTGCTGACGTATCACAATCACCAACACGAGTTTCGTCGCCTCCACGGGCGGCTGGTTCTCGAGCGCATCTATGCGGAAAGCGGAGCCCGGAATCTCCAGGGCGAGATCGATACCTATTGGGTGCAATATGGCGGGGGTGATCCGGTCGACTGGTGCCGCCGTCTTCGCGGACGCCTGCCGATTATTCACCTCAAGGACTTCCGCATCAATTCCGAGGCCCAGATCGAGTATGCTGAAGTCGGCGCTGGCAACCTGAACGTTCCCGCCATTATTGAAGCCGCCGAGGCCTCGGGCTGCCAGTGGTTCGTCGTCGAGCAGGACTCCTGCCCAGGCAATCCGTTCGATTCGATCGCCCAGAGCTTCGCCTATCTGAAGACCTTGGCGGCCCACGCTTGA